The following proteins are co-located in the Haloplanus sp. HW8-1 genome:
- a CDS encoding GtrA family protein — MLRRFLRAILVGPEAPQIRRFFAVGVVAAGFQTALLGTLVEWGNVQYLIAAVLSIETTIILQYGVNNRWTFYDSRHDGWREYGHGLLRTNIVRGSAIPIQVGVLYALVSAATIPYLVANGVGIVVSGIYRYVLDSRWTWQG, encoded by the coding sequence ATGCTCAGGCGCTTCCTGCGGGCGATACTGGTCGGTCCCGAGGCGCCACAGATCCGCCGGTTTTTCGCCGTCGGCGTCGTCGCGGCCGGCTTCCAGACGGCGCTGCTCGGCACGCTCGTCGAGTGGGGGAACGTCCAGTATCTCATCGCGGCGGTCCTCTCCATCGAGACGACCATCATCCTCCAGTACGGGGTGAACAACCGCTGGACGTTCTACGACTCCCGACACGACGGCTGGCGGGAGTACGGTCACGGGCTCCTGCGGACGAACATCGTCCGTGGCTCCGCCATCCCGATCCAGGTGGGCGTGCTGTACGCCCTCGTCTCGGCGGCCACCATCCCCTACCTCGTCGCCAACGGCGTCGGCATCGTCGTCAGCGGGATCTATCGCTACGTTCTCGACTCGCGGTGGACCTGGCAAGGATGA
- the cca gene encoding CCA tRNA nucleotidyltransferase, protein MSDFEAVLARVAERVTPTAAERDRLREAVDELTERVRDAVADLPVDARIVQVGSTARGTWLADDRDIDLFVCLPPDLDRAELERYGLAVGRAALPDGHEEYAEHPYVAGEVRGFDVDLVPCYDVADATAIRSAVDRTPFHDAYLQERLDPDLARDVRLFKAFLSGIGAYGSDLRTRGFSGYLAELLVLASDGFEPLVRAAADWHPPVRLDPADHGTTTFDDPLVVVDPTDPERNVAAVCAAENVARLQHYARELLADPREDLFVPTEADPLDPAAVREHLDRRGTTPVAVVFDAPALVDDQLYPQLRKSLDGIVGELDRRGFAPLRSTTVADDRAVLLVELAVDELPTIRRHRGPPVHVREHATGFYEAYADADVYGPFLDADRYVVERDREYTTPRALLGDDAIFDVALGAHVETALEEGYDLLAGDDVAELADEFGVAFARYFEPTP, encoded by the coding sequence ATGAGCGACTTCGAGGCGGTTCTTGCGCGGGTGGCCGAACGCGTGACGCCCACCGCCGCCGAACGGGATCGACTCCGCGAGGCCGTCGACGAGCTGACAGAACGGGTTCGGGACGCCGTCGCCGACCTCCCGGTCGACGCCCGGATCGTCCAGGTCGGCTCGACGGCCCGCGGGACGTGGCTCGCCGACGACCGGGACATCGACCTCTTCGTCTGTTTGCCGCCGGATCTCGACCGCGCCGAACTCGAACGGTACGGCCTCGCCGTCGGCCGGGCGGCGCTCCCCGACGGCCACGAGGAGTACGCCGAACATCCCTACGTCGCCGGCGAGGTCCGCGGCTTCGATGTCGATCTGGTCCCCTGCTACGACGTGGCCGACGCGACGGCCATCCGGTCGGCGGTCGACCGGACGCCCTTCCACGACGCCTACCTGCAGGAACGCCTCGATCCCGACCTGGCGCGCGACGTGCGCCTGTTCAAGGCCTTCCTCTCGGGCATCGGCGCGTACGGGAGCGATCTCCGGACCCGAGGGTTCTCGGGATATCTCGCCGAACTCCTCGTTCTCGCGTCCGACGGATTCGAACCGCTCGTCCGTGCCGCCGCCGACTGGCACCCGCCCGTCCGTCTCGACCCCGCCGACCACGGCACCACGACGTTCGACGACCCACTGGTCGTCGTCGATCCGACCGATCCGGAGCGCAACGTCGCCGCGGTCTGTGCCGCCGAGAACGTGGCGCGCCTCCAGCATTACGCCCGCGAGTTGCTGGCCGACCCCCGCGAGGACCTGTTCGTCCCGACCGAAGCCGACCCCCTCGATCCCGCCGCAGTCAGGGAACACCTCGACCGCCGAGGTACCACTCCCGTGGCGGTCGTCTTCGACGCCCCCGCCCTCGTCGACGACCAGCTCTACCCCCAGTTGCGCAAGTCACTCGACGGGATCGTCGGCGAACTCGACCGCCGAGGCTTCGCCCCGCTTCGCTCCACCACCGTCGCGGACGACCGGGCGGTCCTCCTCGTCGAACTCGCGGTCGACGAACTGCCCACGATTCGACGCCACCGCGGTCCGCCGGTCCACGTCCGGGAGCATGCGACCGGTTTCTACGAGGCCTACGCCGACGCCGACGTGTACGGCCCGTTTCTCGATGCGGACCGCTACGTCGTCGAACGCGACCGCGAGTACACGACGCCCCGGGCACTGCTCGGCGACGACGCGATCTTCGACGTGGCGCTCGGAGCCCACGTCGAAACGGCACTGGAGGAGGGGTACGATCTGCTCGCCGGTGACGACGTGGCCGAACTGGCCGACGAGTTCGGGGTCGCCTTCGCCCGCTACTTCGAGCCGACGCCTTAG
- a CDS encoding single-stranded DNA binding protein, with protein sequence MGVIEDVYEDLDTDVAFEEFEAAVHDKVEQMGGLADEETAAMLIAHELEDEEVSGVADIEPGMDEVKFLAKVIGIGDLRTFERDSDGEADGDDGGEGADEGYVINVDVADGSGQVRISFWDRMAQSVADGELEVGDVLRIKGRPQEGYSGIEVSVDQAEVDEDAEVDVQIRDTYRVEDLSLGLSDVNLQGRVLATDSVRTFDRDDGSEGRVANLTLGDETGRIRVTLWDERADRATELDAGTSVEVVDGYVRERDGDLELHVGSRGAVEEIDANVAYDPETTAVADLELGATADLAGGVIETDPKRTFDRDDGSEGQVRNVRLKDETGDIRVALWGEKADLDVDLADYLIVTDAEIQEGWQDDLEASAGWRSTVTVTDPPEDAPGTDAGGSGGSGGTDPGLDAFGDDGGVEAEGETDSDDPADGETVKFTGTVVQAGDPVVLDDGTETRSVDTDADLRLGEEVTVRGPIHGGRIDADEVY encoded by the coding sequence ATGGGCGTAATCGAGGACGTATACGAGGACCTCGACACCGACGTGGCGTTCGAGGAGTTCGAGGCCGCCGTCCACGACAAGGTCGAGCAGATGGGAGGACTCGCCGACGAGGAGACGGCGGCGATGCTCATCGCTCACGAACTGGAAGACGAGGAGGTGAGCGGGGTGGCCGACATCGAACCCGGGATGGACGAGGTGAAGTTCCTCGCGAAGGTGATCGGGATCGGCGACCTGCGGACGTTCGAACGCGATAGCGACGGTGAGGCCGACGGCGACGATGGGGGCGAGGGTGCCGACGAGGGCTACGTCATCAACGTCGACGTGGCCGACGGGTCGGGGCAGGTCCGCATCTCCTTTTGGGACCGGATGGCCCAGTCGGTCGCCGACGGCGAACTCGAAGTCGGCGACGTACTCCGGATCAAGGGCCGCCCCCAGGAGGGGTACAGCGGGATCGAAGTGAGCGTCGATCAAGCCGAAGTCGACGAGGACGCGGAGGTCGACGTTCAGATTCGGGACACCTACCGGGTCGAGGACCTCTCGCTCGGCCTCTCGGACGTGAACCTCCAGGGGCGGGTCTTGGCGACGGACTCGGTTCGGACCTTCGACCGCGACGACGGGTCGGAGGGCCGGGTCGCCAACCTGACCCTCGGCGACGAGACGGGACGGATCCGGGTGACGCTGTGGGACGAACGTGCGGACCGGGCGACGGAACTCGACGCCGGGACGAGCGTCGAGGTGGTCGATGGCTACGTCCGCGAGCGCGACGGCGACCTGGAACTTCACGTCGGGTCGCGGGGTGCAGTCGAGGAGATCGACGCCAACGTCGCGTACGACCCCGAGACGACGGCCGTCGCCGACCTCGAACTCGGTGCGACGGCGGATCTCGCGGGGGGCGTCATCGAGACCGACCCGAAGCGGACGTTCGACCGCGACGACGGGAGCGAGGGACAGGTCCGGAACGTCCGGCTCAAAGACGAGACGGGTGACATCCGGGTGGCGCTCTGGGGCGAGAAAGCCGACTTGGACGTCGACCTCGCCGACTATCTGATCGTCACGGATGCCGAGATCCAAGAGGGGTGGCAGGACGACCTCGAAGCCTCGGCAGGGTGGCGGTCGACGGTGACCGTCACCGACCCACCCGAGGACGCACCGGGTACGGATGCGGGTGGTAGTGGTGGCAGTGGTGGTACCGACCCCGGACTCGACGCCTTCGGCGACGACGGCGGCGTGGAGGCTGAGGGCGAAACCGACTCCGACGACCCCGCCGACGGCGAGACGGTCAAGTTCACGGGAACGGTCGTGCAGGCCGGCGATCCGGTCGTCCTCGACGACGGGACGGAGACACGAAGCGTCGACACCGACGCCGATCTGCGTCTCGGCGAGGAGGTGACCGTCCGCGGACCGATCCACGGCGGGCGGATCGACGCGGACGAGGTGTACTGA
- a CDS encoding histone family protein — MSVELPFAPVDTIIRRNAEDLRVSAGAAEELARRIQEHGADLAVDAAERATADGRKTLMAADFGVEQVIDRESLELPVAPVDRIARLDIDGRYRVSMNARIALADILEDYADNVAAAAATLADHADRRTIQAEDIETYFALFE; from the coding sequence ATGAGCGTCGAGTTACCGTTCGCCCCGGTAGACACGATCATCCGTCGGAACGCGGAGGACCTCCGGGTGAGCGCCGGTGCGGCGGAGGAACTCGCCCGACGCATCCAGGAGCACGGGGCGGACCTGGCGGTCGACGCCGCCGAACGGGCGACGGCGGACGGCCGAAAGACTTTGATGGCCGCCGATTTCGGCGTTGAACAGGTGATCGACAGGGAGTCGCTCGAACTCCCCGTCGCCCCGGTCGACCGCATCGCACGCCTCGACATCGACGGGCGCTATCGCGTCTCGATGAACGCACGGATCGCGCTCGCCGACATCCTGGAGGACTACGCGGACAACGTCGCAGCCGCGGCGGCGACGCTCGCGGATCACGCCGATCGACGGACGATCCAGGCCGAGGACATCGAGACGTACTTCGCGCTCTTCGAATAG
- a CDS encoding histone deacetylase family protein, giving the protein MQFGYTDTCLEHDTGERHPETADRLRAIRQQLARRHGVEYVDADPASVAAVTAVHDDDYVDDLRSFCADGGGNWDPDTVASAGTWDASLASAGLAQWAAERALAGDDGRRTPFSLGRPPGHHAVGDDAMGFCFFNNAAVAAQSVLDDGAADRVAIFDWDVHHGNGTQDLFYDRGDVFYASIHERGLYPGTGDVDETGTGPGEGTTFNVPLGSGAGDADYLLAWEATAAAVDRFDPDLLLVSAGFDAHRHDPISRMRVSTEGYSRLTDAVRETADTVDAGLAFVLEGGYGLDTLSESIATVHETFDGRSPVEDDDDPTDTTRDLLDEVRARHDL; this is encoded by the coding sequence ATGCAGTTCGGCTACACCGACACCTGTCTCGAACACGACACCGGGGAACGCCACCCGGAGACCGCCGACCGATTGCGGGCGATCCGCCAGCAACTCGCCCGACGCCACGGCGTGGAGTACGTCGATGCCGACCCCGCCTCGGTGGCGGCCGTCACCGCCGTCCACGACGACGACTACGTCGACGACCTTCGGTCGTTCTGTGCCGACGGTGGCGGCAACTGGGATCCCGACACCGTGGCCTCGGCCGGCACCTGGGACGCGTCGCTGGCGAGTGCGGGCCTCGCCCAGTGGGCCGCCGAGCGCGCCCTGGCGGGCGACGACGGCCGCCGGACGCCCTTCTCGCTGGGTCGGCCGCCGGGGCACCACGCCGTCGGCGACGACGCCATGGGCTTTTGCTTTTTCAACAACGCCGCCGTCGCCGCCCAGTCGGTCCTCGACGACGGCGCGGCCGACCGGGTCGCGATCTTCGACTGGGACGTCCACCACGGCAACGGCACGCAGGACCTCTTCTACGACCGTGGTGACGTGTTCTACGCCTCGATCCACGAACGGGGGCTGTACCCGGGGACGGGCGACGTCGACGAAACCGGCACGGGACCGGGCGAGGGGACGACGTTCAACGTTCCGCTCGGGTCGGGGGCAGGGGACGCCGACTACCTGCTGGCGTGGGAGGCGACCGCAGCCGCGGTCGACCGCTTCGACCCCGACCTCCTACTCGTCAGTGCGGGGTTCGACGCCCACCGCCACGACCCCATCTCGCGGATGCGCGTCTCGACGGAGGGGTACAGTCGCCTCACCGACGCGGTGCGGGAAACTGCCGATACCGTCGACGCCGGCCTCGCGTTCGTACTGGAGGGGGGGTACGGGCTCGACACGCTCTCGGAGAGTATCGCGACCGTCCACGAGACGTTCGACGGTCGCTCACCGGTCGAGGACGACGACGACCCGACCGACACCACCCGCGATCTGCTCGACGAAGTACGGGCCCGGCACGACCTCTAA
- a CDS encoding DUF309 domain-containing protein, translated as MDAALRAGIALYNDGEHRAAHEPWEDVWLGLPDGTDDERFLHGLVQFTATIHHARTRNWSGAAGLAVSAGDYLDGLDSPYRGVAIAPLRRALTTLAADPEAAERRRPPPIRHEGHVLVPADLDFEAVAPAARALASEHGYDEETVDGAVSHACDEIADGDRTLFTGALFEFVAADDETHRDLVARRLGRHVARRDREFDDVAGLFD; from the coding sequence ATGGACGCGGCGCTCCGGGCCGGCATCGCGCTCTACAACGACGGCGAGCATCGTGCCGCCCACGAGCCGTGGGAAGACGTCTGGCTCGGGCTCCCGGACGGAACCGACGACGAGCGGTTCCTCCACGGTCTCGTCCAGTTCACTGCGACGATCCACCACGCCCGGACCCGCAACTGGAGCGGCGCCGCGGGACTCGCGGTGAGCGCCGGTGACTACCTCGACGGGCTGGACTCGCCGTACCGCGGGGTCGCGATCGCCCCGCTTCGGCGGGCACTCACGACGCTCGCGGCCGATCCCGAAGCCGCCGAGCGACGTCGCCCACCGCCGATCCGCCACGAGGGCCACGTGTTGGTCCCCGCGGACCTCGACTTCGAGGCCGTCGCTCCCGCCGCCCGCGCCCTCGCGTCCGAGCACGGCTACGACGAGGAGACGGTCGACGGCGCCGTCTCGCACGCGTGCGACGAGATTGCCGACGGCGACCGGACGCTGTTTACGGGCGCGCTGTTCGAGTTCGTCGCGGCCGACGACGAGACACACCGCGATCTGGTCGCCCGTCGACTGGGCCGCCACGTCGCCCGTCGTGACCGGGAGTTCGACGACGTGGCGGGACTGTTCGACTGA
- the azf gene encoding NAD-dependent glucose-6-phosphate dehydrogenase Azf, whose protein sequence is MDDPVLLTGAGGRVGQAILHGIGGAHEWRLLDREPLSSDRLPPGVTDDDVRVADVTDGDAIAEAMDGVGAAIHLAGDPRPEAPWNSVLSNNIDGTQTVFEAAVGAGVEKVAFASSNHAVSAYETDERTPEMYRTGDDGRLDGTELPRPGNLYGVSKAAGETLGRYYHDAEDLSVVCVRIGNLTEGHPPRNYERGQAMWLSHRDCAHLFDRCIRADYGYEIVYGISDNERKYYSIERAKEVLGYEPRDDSAEYTLAGDPKDGA, encoded by the coding sequence ATGGACGACCCGGTGTTACTGACTGGCGCGGGCGGGCGCGTCGGGCAAGCCATCCTGCACGGGATCGGCGGGGCCCACGAGTGGCGGCTGCTCGACCGGGAGCCGCTATCGAGCGACCGCCTCCCGCCGGGCGTGACCGACGACGACGTCCGCGTCGCGGACGTGACCGACGGCGACGCCATCGCCGAGGCGATGGACGGCGTCGGCGCCGCGATCCACCTCGCGGGGGACCCCCGCCCGGAGGCGCCCTGGAACTCGGTGCTCTCGAACAACATCGACGGCACGCAGACGGTGTTCGAGGCGGCGGTCGGGGCGGGCGTCGAGAAGGTGGCCTTTGCCTCCTCGAACCACGCCGTCTCCGCGTACGAAACCGACGAGCGAACCCCCGAGATGTACCGCACCGGCGACGACGGCCGCCTCGACGGGACGGAACTCCCGCGTCCCGGCAATCTCTACGGCGTGAGCAAGGCCGCCGGCGAGACGCTCGGTCGCTACTACCACGACGCCGAGGACCTCTCCGTCGTGTGTGTCCGGATCGGCAACCTCACCGAGGGGCACCCGCCGCGCAACTACGAGCGCGGCCAGGCCATGTGGCTCTCACATCGCGACTGCGCCCACCTCTTCGATCGCTGTATCCGTGCCGACTACGGGTACGAAATCGTCTACGGCATCTCCGACAACGAGCGCAAGTACTACTCCATCGAGCGCGCGAAGGAGGTGCTGGGCTACGAGCCACGGGACGACTCCGCGGAGTACACGCTGGCGGGCGACCCGAAAGACGGGGCCTGA